The genome window TAAGAAATTAGCAGGAGAAAAGCTCCTTGAAGCCATTTCTAAAGTAAAACTCAATGAAAGCAAAGTCATCGGTCAGTATCGAAATATGGATTTAGAGGTCAGTTACAACTTCTTTACCAATGAGCATAACTTCAGCTTAAACGGTGCTGCAAAGCATTCAGGAGAGCTTGGCACAAGTGCAGACGGAAATATCATAAGATTGGATAATGCTCTTGAGAAAATGCCTGAGAAATTAAATAGACTTGAAGAAAAACTCATCAGCACCAAAGAACAGCTGGAAAATGCTAAAGAAGAACTTAAAAAGCCGTTTGAAAAGGCTGATGAGCTGAAAACTAAGGTATTAAGACTTGCGGAACTGAATAAACTGCTTGATATGGGAGAAGTGGAAGAAAAGAGAAATGACAATCCTCTTGTGGAAGATGTAAAAAGAGCGATTATTGACTTCTGCAACAGAGAGTATGAAGAAAACCACAGCTATGATGAGTTTGACAAGTTATACCCTGACTTAAAGCATATCGGGATTGCCTATACCGATACACCGGATGAAAGGCATGGGATTCAGTACGAACTGAATTTAGAAGCTAAAACATGGACACAGTATATTGATGATACTCCAATCAAAACAGAGAGCTTCGACTATGAAAACAAGGGAGAAAATGAAGCTCTAAAGAACATGAAAAATGAGATTGAGCTATCCTCTTTTGAAGATTTGATCTATGTGGATTCCGAAGATTTAAGAGCAGCAACGGGACTTGATATTGATGATGAGGGGAACTTCTACGATCCGCTTGCAAAAGACCTCGATAATGACGGTATCATCGACAGATATGACAATGATTTCAGGGACAGTGATTACTTTGAATCAACCTATGATGTGGAAGATAATCTTCATACAAAAGAAGAAACTGCTCAAAGAACAGATGACAAGCCTTCTATTTTAGGACAGATAAGAGCTTATCAAAGTGAAAGCAAAACGGAAGAAAAACAAACTACAAAAGAACAGGAATATGCAAGATAAGGGAGCGAACAGCTCCCTTTTACCATGAAAGGAGATAAAAACATGGATTACAAAACAATAAGGGATAGGATTGAAGATATGGCAAAGGATAACCACAAAGATTTTGTGAAGGCGGTTATCAGCATGGAAAAAGGCATCAATGATGAGAGTGCCTTGGATAAGCTTTATGATGCTTATATGGCAAATGATACCATCAATCTGCTTCATGAAGATTTCGACTATATGATTGAAGATTTAAGAGAACAGGGACAGATAAAAGACCTGCCCTATGTTCAGCAGGAGAAAGATGACCTTGTAAATATCGTCGGAAATGTTGTAGGAGAGGTCGATGTAATCGAAAGAGAAAATAAGAACGGAGAAGCCTTTAAGGTGGCAAATTTCTCTGTTGTGTCCAAAGATGATGCAGGAAACAAGGTCTATCATAATTGCTCCGCTTATGGAGAAAAGAGTGATATTCCAAAGGACTTTAAACAGGGAGATTTTGTGAAACTCTTTGGACAAATCAGAACTTCCGTTGATGATAACGGCAAGGAACATACTAACATCAGGATACTTTCTTCAAAACTGTTAAAGGCAAAAGAACAGATGAAAGGACAGGAGGAAAAGAAAGAATCCGTCCTTGGAGCTATCAAGAAATATCAGGTGGAAGATAAGGAAAAGCCTAAAGTAAAGCAGGAATCGTCAAAAGAAGCAGAGAGATAAATTTATGGTCGGTGCGGTCTTCGGATTGCACCGGCTCTTTTTTGTTGCTCAAAAAAGGAGATAAAGATTATCTCTCCATCTCCTTACCCATGTAAATTCCATAGTTTTTGCGTATCTTGTAAAGTTCGTCCATTGTGGATTTTGAGGAAGAATACTCTTTCATCAGGGTATTCTTTTTTTCTTGCAGATTATCAAGTCTTTCTAAAATATCTTTTGAATTTGGAAGTTTGGAATAAGACTTTTTAAGTTCAGAAAGAGCATTTTCATAGAGGGTAATCTGAGTTTTGTATTCTTCAAAGAATGCCTTATCAGATGGATTAGAACGATATTCTTTGTAGTATCCTCGATATTTTTTAACGGTATGGACTTGCTCCATCGTAGCGGATAACTGTTCCATTTCCTTATCAATGGATTTGATTTTATCTTGCAGATGTTGTCTTTCATCAGCGGTTTTTTGAATGTATTCGTCAAGCTGCTGAACGGATTTAATCCCATGTTCTCTGATAAAGATAACGGATTCCGCCATCGTATTAAGATTATGTTTCGTTGCCCAGTATTCATAGCCTTTACTCTCTTTGACTTTAGCATTGGTATTCATATCAATGATATTTCCGATGCGTTTTTTAACAGGAGGAG of Lachnospiraceae bacterium oral taxon 500 contains these proteins:
- a CDS encoding DNA-binding protein — protein: MDYKTIRDRIEDMAKDNHKDFVKAVISMEKGINDESALDKLYDAYMANDTINLLHEDFDYMIEDLREQGQIKDLPYVQQEKDDLVNIVGNVVGEVDVIERENKNGEAFKVANFSVVSKDDAGNKVYHNCSAYGEKSDIPKDFKQGDFVKLFGQIRTSVDDNGKEHTNIRILSSKLLKAKEQMKGQEEKKESVLGAIKKYQVEDKEKPKVKQESSKEAER